The window CTCCTGCAGGATGGGCGCTGGCTCGCTGTGTCCTTTGAGGTGACGAATCCTTGAAGGAGAGGAGCCAACGCCTTGAAGAAAGTGGCACCGTCCAGCCATTTGGGGCAAGAAGTCGCGCGATTGCTCACGCCGGGACGGCGGCAGGAGGAGTCTGGCGCAGCGGGCGAGTTGGTTCGCCTGGCGGCTCGCCTGGTGTTGCAGGAGGCCCTGGAGGCGGAGCATGCGAAGTGTCTGGGCCGTGACCGCTACGAGCGGGTTCGTAATCCGCAGGAGGAGTCGGTTCGTCCGAGTGCCTACCGCAACGGCTATGAGCCAGCGAGTGTGCGCACGGCCGAGGGGCTGCTTTCGGTTTCGGCGCCGCGGATCCGTGGGTCCGAGGAGCCGTACCGTTCTGGTCTGTTGGCCTTCTTGGGCGGGAACACGGACGTTGTCACGAGCCGGGCTAGACTAGACCAGTTGTTGTCGGGCTATCAAGACCACCCCGTAGCCGGGCAATGTAGACCACTTTGGGGCGCTGCGGCGGTTGCCATCGACCGCTTCCATCAGCCACCCGTCGGGTGGA is drawn from Chthonomonadales bacterium and contains these coding sequences:
- a CDS encoding transposase — protein: MKKVAPSSHLGQEVARLLTPGRRQEESGAAGELVRLAARLVLQEALEAEHAKCLGRDRYERVRNPQEESVRPSAYRNGYEPASVRTAEGLLSVSAPRIRGSEEPYRSGLLAFLGGNTDVVTSRARLDQLLSGYQDHPVAGQCRPLWGAAAVAIDRFHQPPVGWRWEQMERLDLDLIRDIVYRLRNSHTERAIARDLRLARETVRHYHAIARHSGIWAVGYRPASGRGGLSTWHTSRLRYVNWSIGR